The Puntigrus tetrazona isolate hp1 chromosome 3, ASM1883169v1, whole genome shotgun sequence genome contains a region encoding:
- the usp7 gene encoding ubiquitin carboxyl-terminal hydrolase 7 isoform X3, translated as MADGHNNTEEDMEDDTSWRSEATFRFVVERFSRLSESVLSPPCFVRNLPWKIMVMPRFYPDRPHQKSVGFFLQCNAESDSTSWSCHAQAMLKIINYKDDEKSFSRRISHLFFHKENDWGFSNFMSWSDVTDPERGFVEDDKVTFEVYVQADAPHGVAWDSKKHTGYVGLKNQGATCYMNSLLQTLFFTNQLRRAVYMMPTEGDDSSKSVPLALQRVFYELQHSDKPVGTKKLTKSFGWETLDSFMQHDVQELCRVLLDNVENKMKGTCVEGTIPKLFRGKMVSYIQCKHVDYRSERIEDYYDIQLSIKGKKNIFESFKDYVAVEQLDGDNKYDAGEHGLQEAEKGVKFLTFPPILHLQLMRFMYDPQTDQNIKINDRFEFPEQLPLDEFLQKPDVKDPANYILHAVLVHSGDNHGGHYVVYLNPKGDGKVSVTAPIWCKFDDDVVSRCTKEEAIEHNYGGHDDDLSVRHCTNAYMLVYIRESKLSEVLQPVTDMDIPQQLVERLQEEKRVEAQKRKERQEAHLYMQVQMVTEDQFCGHQGNDMYDEEKVKYTVFKVLKSSTLAEFVQNLSQTMGFPQDQMRLWPMQARSNGTKRPAMLDYEADCNKSMIDLSDNENPWTIFLETVDPEMAASGATLPKFDKDHDVMLFLKMYDPKTRSLNYCGHIYTPISCKIRGLLPVMCERAGFQQGTSLILYEEVKPNLTERIQDYDVSLDKALDELMDGDIIVFQKDDPENETSELPTAKDYFRDLYHRVDVIFCDKTIHNDPGFVVTLSNRMNYFQVAKTVAQRLNTDPMLLQFFKSQGYRDGPGNPLRHNYEGTLRDLLQFFKPRQPKKLYYQQLKMKITDFENRRSFKAIWLNSMFREEEITLYPDKHGCVRDLLEECKKAVELSDKGSEKLRLLEIVSYKIIGVHQEDELLECLSPAASRTFRIEEIPLDQVDLDKENEMLIPVAHFHKEVFGTFGIPFLLKIRQGEPFREVMKRIQSMLDIQEKEFEKFKFAIVMMGRHQYINEEDYEVNLKDFEPQPGNMSHPRPWLGLDHFNKAPKRGRYTYLEKAIKIHN; from the exons ATGGCGGATGGACACAACAACACAGAGGAGGACATGGAGGATG ACACAAGCTGGCGCTCAGAAGCCACTTTCCGCTTTGTGGTGGAGCGCTTTAGCAGGCTGAGTGAGTCTGTTCTCAGCCCACCCTGTTTCGTGAGAAATCTGCCCTGGAAGATCATGGTGATGCCCCGCTTTTACCCAGACAGACCTCACCAGAAGAGCGTTGGATTCTTCCTTCAGTGCAACGCTGAGTCAGACTCTAC GTCCTGGTCATGTCATGCTCAAGCCATGCTGAAAATAATCAACTACAAAGACGATGAGAAATCCTTTAGCCGCCGCATCAGTCACCTGTTCTTCCACAAGGAAAATGACTGGGGCTTTTCCAACTTCATGTCATGGAGT GACGTGACTGATCCAGAACGGGGCTTTGTGGAGGATGATAAGGTCACTTTTGAGGTTTACGTTCAAGCTGATGCGCCTCACGGTGTGGC CTGGGATTCAAAGAAGCACACTGGTTATGTGGGGTTGAAGAATCAAGGAGCCACGTGTTACATGAACAGCTTACTACAGACGCTCTTCTTCACAAACCAGCTTCGGCGG GCGGTTTATATGATGCCTACTGAGGGAGATGATTCCTCTAAAAGCGTTCCCCTGGCCCTACAGAGGGTGTTCTATGAGCTTCAACACAGTGATAAGCCTGTTGGGACAAAGAAGCTGACTAAGTCTTTTGG ATGGGAGACTCTAGACAGTTTCATGCAGCATGATGTACAGGAACTGTGCCGAGTG CTGTTGGACAATGTGGAAAACAAGATGAAAGGAACTTGTGTGGAGGGCACAATCCCGAAGCTCTTCCGAGGAAAGATGGTG TCCTACATCCAGTGTAAGCATGTGGACTATCGGTCAGAAAGAATAGAGGATTACTACGACATCCAACTCAGcataaaaggaaagaaaaaca TCTTTGAGTCATTCAAGGATTATGTGGCAGTGGAGCAGCTTGATGGGGATAACAAATATGATGCGGGGGAGCATGGCCTACAG gAAGCAGAGAAGGGTGTAAAGTTCCTGACCTTCCCTCCTATTCTGCACCTGCAGCTCATGAGGTTCATGTACGACCCTCAGACTGACCAAAATATTAAGATAAACGACAG GTTTGAATTCCCAGAGCAGTTACCTCTGGATGAGTTTCTGCAGAAACCAGATGTTAAAGACCCAGCCAACTACATTCTCCATGCCGTGTTGGTGCACAGCGGAGACAACCACGGGGGCCACTACGTCGTCTACCTTAATCCTAAAGGAGACGGCAAAGTGAGTGTCACCGCACCAATA TGGTGTAAGTTCGATGATGACGTCGTTTCACGGTGCACTAAAGAAGAGGCCATTGAACACAATTATGGTGGTCACGATGACGACTTATCAGTGCGTCACTGCACCAATGCTTACATGTTGGTGTACATCAGAGAATCCAAGCTCA GTGAGGTCTTGCAGCCGGTTACAGACATGGATATCCCTCAGCAGCTGGTGGAGAGGCTGCAGGAGGAGAAGAGGGTGGAAGCccagaagagaaaagagaggcaGGAGGCTCACCTTTACATGCAAGTACAG ATGGTGACAGAAGATCAGTTCTGTGGGCATCAGGGCAACGATATGTATGATGAAGAGAAAGTAAAATACACAGTGTTCAAAGTTCTCAAGAGCTCCACTCTGGCTGAGTTCGTTCAGAACCTCTCACAGACCATG GGTTTCCCACAGGACCAGATGAGACTGTGGCCAATGCAGGCCAGAAGCAACGGCACTAAACGGCCAGCCATGTTGGATTATGAAGCTGATTGCAACAAGTCT ATGATCGACTTGAGTGATAACGAGAACCCATGGACAATATTTCTGGAAACTGTAGATCCAGAAATGGCCGCCAGTGGTGCAACGTTACCCAAGTTCGACAAAGACC atGATGTTATGTTGTTCTTGAAGATGTATGATCCAAAAACCAGAAGCTTAAATTATTGTGGACATATCTACACACCTATATCCTGTAAAATAC GAGGCTTGCTGCCCGTTATGTGTGAAAGAGCAGGGTTTCAGCAGGGAACTAGCCTTATCCTCTATGAG GAAGTTAAACCGAATTTAACAGAGCGAATACAAGACTATGATGTCTCCCTGGACAAGGCTCTGGATGAGCTGATGGATGGAGACATAATTGTGTTCCAGAA GGATGATCCTGAAAATGAAACCAGTGAGCTGCCTACTGCAAAAGACTACTTCAGAGACTTGTACCACCGTGTAGATGTCATCTTCTGTGACAAGACCATTCACAATGACCCAGGCTTTGTTGTGACACTGTCAAACCGAATGAACTACTTCCAG gtggcAAAGACTGTTGCGCAGAGGTTAAATACTGACCCCATGCTCCTACAGTTCTTCAAGTCACAGGg GTACAGAGACGGCCCTGGCAACCCACTCAGGCACAACTATGAAGGCACTCTCAGAGACCTGCTGCAGTTTTTCAAGCCCCGGCAGCCTAAGAAGCTCTACTACCAGCAG CTCAAGATGAAGATCACAGACTTTGAGAACAGGAGGAGTTTCAAAGCCATTTGGCTCAACAGTATGTTTCGAGAGGAG GAGATCACACTATACCCCGACAAGCATGGCTGTGTTCGGGACCTTTTGGAGGAATGTAAAAAGGCAGTGGAGCTGTCCGACAAAGGCTCGGAGAAGCTGAG GCTGTTAGAAATTGTCAGCTACAAAATTATTGGGGTTCACCAGGAAGATGAATTGCTAGAATGTTTATCTCCAGCAGCCAGTCGAACATTCAGAATAGAG GAAATCCCTCTCGACCAGGTGGACCTGGACAAGGAGAATGAAATGCTGATTCCAGTTGCACATTTCCACAAGGAAGTCTTCGGGACGTTCGGAATTCCCTTTTTGCTGAAGATCCGTCAG GGGGAACCTTTCAGAGAAGTGATGAAGAGAATTCAGAGCATGCTTGACATTCAGGAGAAAGAGTTTGAGAAG TTCAAGTTTGCAATAGTGATGATGGGCCGGCATCAGTACATCAACGAGGAAGACTACGAGGTGAATCTGAAAGACTTCGAGCCACAGCCAG GGAACATGTCGCACCCGAGGCCTTGGTTAGGGCTCGACCACTTCAACAAAGCTCCAAAGAGAGGTCGCTACACGTATCTGGAAAAAGCGATCAAGATTCACAACTGA
- the usp7 gene encoding ubiquitin carboxyl-terminal hydrolase 7 isoform X4 produces the protein MNHHHTQQQQQKAGEQQLSEPEDMEMEAGDPDDPPRIPQNPVINGNVAMADGHNNTEEDMEDDTSWRSEATFRFVVERFSRLSESVLSPPCFVRNLPWKIMVMPRFYPDRPHQKSVGFFLQCNAESDSTSWSCHAQAMLKIINYKDDEKSFSRRISHLFFHKENDWGFSNFMSWSDVTDPERGFVEDDKVTFEVYVQADAPHGVAWDSKKHTGYVGLKNQGATCYMNSLLQTLFFTNQLRRAVYMMPTEGDDSSKSVPLALQRVFYELQHSDKPVGTKKLTKSFGWETLDSFMQHDVQELCRVLLDNVENKMKGTCVEGTIPKLFRGKMVSYIQCKHVDYRSERIEDYYDIQLSIKGKKNIFESFKDYVAVEQLDGDNKYDAGEHGLQEAEKGVKFLTFPPILHLQLMRFMYDPQTDQNIKINDRFEFPEQLPLDEFLQKPDVKDPANYILHAVLVHSGDNHGGHYVVYLNPKGDGKVSVTAPIWCKFDDDVVSRCTKEEAIEHNYGGHDDDLSVRHCTNAYMLVYIRESKLSEVLQPVTDMDIPQQLVERLQEEKRVEAQKRKERQEAHLYMQVQMVTEDQFCGHQGNDMYDEEKVKYTVFKVLKSSTLAEFVQNLSQTMGFPQDQMRLWPMQARSNGTKRPAMLDYEADCNKSMIDLSDNENPWTIFLETVDPEMAASGATLPKFDKDHDVMLFLKMYDPKTRSLNYCGHIYTPISCKIRGLLPVMCERAGFQQGTSLILYEEVKPNLTERIQDYDVSLDKALDELMDGDIIVFQKDDPENETSELPTAKDYFRDLYHRVDVIFCDKTIHNDPGFVVTLSNRMNYFQVAKTVAQRLNTDPMLLQFFKSQGYRDGPGNPLRHNYEGTLRDLLQFFKPRQPKKLYYQQLKMKITDFENRRSFKAIWLNSMFREEEITLYPDKHGCVRDLLEECKKAVELSDKGSEKLRLLEIVSYKIIGVHQEDELLECLSPAASRTFRIEEIPLDQVDLDKENEMLIPVAHFHKEVFGTFGIPFLLKIRQGEPFREVMKRIQSMLDIQEKEFEKFKFAIVMMGRHQYINEEDYEVNLKDFEPQPGNMSHPRPWLGLDHFNKAPKRGRYTYLEKAIKIHN, from the exons ATGAACCACCATCAcacccagcagcagcagcagaaagcCGGCGAGCAGCAGCTCAGCGAGCCCGAGGACATGGAGATGGAGG ctgGGGACCCAGATGATCCTCCAAGAATTCCCCAGAATCCAGTCATCAATGGGAACGTGGCTATGGCGGATGGACACAACAACACAGAGGAGGACATGGAGGATG ACACAAGCTGGCGCTCAGAAGCCACTTTCCGCTTTGTGGTGGAGCGCTTTAGCAGGCTGAGTGAGTCTGTTCTCAGCCCACCCTGTTTCGTGAGAAATCTGCCCTGGAAGATCATGGTGATGCCCCGCTTTTACCCAGACAGACCTCACCAGAAGAGCGTTGGATTCTTCCTTCAGTGCAACGCTGAGTCAGACTCTAC GTCCTGGTCATGTCATGCTCAAGCCATGCTGAAAATAATCAACTACAAAGACGATGAGAAATCCTTTAGCCGCCGCATCAGTCACCTGTTCTTCCACAAGGAAAATGACTGGGGCTTTTCCAACTTCATGTCATGGAGT GACGTGACTGATCCAGAACGGGGCTTTGTGGAGGATGATAAGGTCACTTTTGAGGTTTACGTTCAAGCTGATGCGCCTCACGGTGTGGC CTGGGATTCAAAGAAGCACACTGGTTATGTGGGGTTGAAGAATCAAGGAGCCACGTGTTACATGAACAGCTTACTACAGACGCTCTTCTTCACAAACCAGCTTCGGCGG GCGGTTTATATGATGCCTACTGAGGGAGATGATTCCTCTAAAAGCGTTCCCCTGGCCCTACAGAGGGTGTTCTATGAGCTTCAACACAGTGATAAGCCTGTTGGGACAAAGAAGCTGACTAAGTCTTTTGG ATGGGAGACTCTAGACAGTTTCATGCAGCATGATGTACAGGAACTGTGCCGAGTG CTGTTGGACAATGTGGAAAACAAGATGAAAGGAACTTGTGTGGAGGGCACAATCCCGAAGCTCTTCCGAGGAAAGATGGTG TCCTACATCCAGTGTAAGCATGTGGACTATCGGTCAGAAAGAATAGAGGATTACTACGACATCCAACTCAGcataaaaggaaagaaaaaca TCTTTGAGTCATTCAAGGATTATGTGGCAGTGGAGCAGCTTGATGGGGATAACAAATATGATGCGGGGGAGCATGGCCTACAG gAAGCAGAGAAGGGTGTAAAGTTCCTGACCTTCCCTCCTATTCTGCACCTGCAGCTCATGAGGTTCATGTACGACCCTCAGACTGACCAAAATATTAAGATAAACGACAG GTTTGAATTCCCAGAGCAGTTACCTCTGGATGAGTTTCTGCAGAAACCAGATGTTAAAGACCCAGCCAACTACATTCTCCATGCCGTGTTGGTGCACAGCGGAGACAACCACGGGGGCCACTACGTCGTCTACCTTAATCCTAAAGGAGACGGCAAAGTGAGTGTCACCGCACCAATA TGGTGTAAGTTCGATGATGACGTCGTTTCACGGTGCACTAAAGAAGAGGCCATTGAACACAATTATGGTGGTCACGATGACGACTTATCAGTGCGTCACTGCACCAATGCTTACATGTTGGTGTACATCAGAGAATCCAAGCTCA GTGAGGTCTTGCAGCCGGTTACAGACATGGATATCCCTCAGCAGCTGGTGGAGAGGCTGCAGGAGGAGAAGAGGGTGGAAGCccagaagagaaaagagaggcaGGAGGCTCACCTTTACATGCAAGTACAG ATGGTGACAGAAGATCAGTTCTGTGGGCATCAGGGCAACGATATGTATGATGAAGAGAAAGTAAAATACACAGTGTTCAAAGTTCTCAAGAGCTCCACTCTGGCTGAGTTCGTTCAGAACCTCTCACAGACCATG GGTTTCCCACAGGACCAGATGAGACTGTGGCCAATGCAGGCCAGAAGCAACGGCACTAAACGGCCAGCCATGTTGGATTATGAAGCTGATTGCAACAAGTCT ATGATCGACTTGAGTGATAACGAGAACCCATGGACAATATTTCTGGAAACTGTAGATCCAGAAATGGCCGCCAGTGGTGCAACGTTACCCAAGTTCGACAAAGACC atGATGTTATGTTGTTCTTGAAGATGTATGATCCAAAAACCAGAAGCTTAAATTATTGTGGACATATCTACACACCTATATCCTGTAAAATAC GAGGCTTGCTGCCCGTTATGTGTGAAAGAGCAGGGTTTCAGCAGGGAACTAGCCTTATCCTCTATGAG GAAGTTAAACCGAATTTAACAGAGCGAATACAAGACTATGATGTCTCCCTGGACAAGGCTCTGGATGAGCTGATGGATGGAGACATAATTGTGTTCCAGAA GGATGATCCTGAAAATGAAACCAGTGAGCTGCCTACTGCAAAAGACTACTTCAGAGACTTGTACCACCGTGTAGATGTCATCTTCTGTGACAAGACCATTCACAATGACCCAGGCTTTGTTGTGACACTGTCAAACCGAATGAACTACTTCCAG gtggcAAAGACTGTTGCGCAGAGGTTAAATACTGACCCCATGCTCCTACAGTTCTTCAAGTCACAGGg GTACAGAGACGGCCCTGGCAACCCACTCAGGCACAACTATGAAGGCACTCTCAGAGACCTGCTGCAGTTTTTCAAGCCCCGGCAGCCTAAGAAGCTCTACTACCAGCAG CTCAAGATGAAGATCACAGACTTTGAGAACAGGAGGAGTTTCAAAGCCATTTGGCTCAACAGTATGTTTCGAGAGGAG GAGATCACACTATACCCCGACAAGCATGGCTGTGTTCGGGACCTTTTGGAGGAATGTAAAAAGGCAGTGGAGCTGTCCGACAAAGGCTCGGAGAAGCTGAG GCTGTTAGAAATTGTCAGCTACAAAATTATTGGGGTTCACCAGGAAGATGAATTGCTAGAATGTTTATCTCCAGCAGCCAGTCGAACATTCAGAATAGAG GAAATCCCTCTCGACCAGGTGGACCTGGACAAGGAGAATGAAATGCTGATTCCAGTTGCACATTTCCACAAGGAAGTCTTCGGGACGTTCGGAATTCCCTTTTTGCTGAAGATCCGTCAG GGGGAACCTTTCAGAGAAGTGATGAAGAGAATTCAGAGCATGCTTGACATTCAGGAGAAAGAGTTTGAGAAG TTCAAGTTTGCAATAGTGATGATGGGCCGGCATCAGTACATCAACGAGGAAGACTACGAGGTGAATCTGAAAGACTTCGAGCCACAGCCAG GGAACATGTCGCACCCGAGGCCTTGGTTAGGGCTCGACCACTTCAACAAAGCTCCAAAGAGAGGTCGCTACACGTATCTGGAAAAAGCGATCAAGATTCACAACTGA
- the usp7 gene encoding ubiquitin carboxyl-terminal hydrolase 7 isoform X2 yields the protein MAHQRIREPTGDPDDPPRIPQNPVINGNVAMADGHNNTEEDMEDDTSWRSEATFRFVVERFSRLSESVLSPPCFVRNLPWKIMVMPRFYPDRPHQKSVGFFLQCNAESDSTSWSCHAQAMLKIINYKDDEKSFSRRISHLFFHKENDWGFSNFMSWSDVTDPERGFVEDDKVTFEVYVQADAPHGVAWDSKKHTGYVGLKNQGATCYMNSLLQTLFFTNQLRRAVYMMPTEGDDSSKSVPLALQRVFYELQHSDKPVGTKKLTKSFGWETLDSFMQHDVQELCRVLLDNVENKMKGTCVEGTIPKLFRGKMVSYIQCKHVDYRSERIEDYYDIQLSIKGKKNIFESFKDYVAVEQLDGDNKYDAGEHGLQEAEKGVKFLTFPPILHLQLMRFMYDPQTDQNIKINDRFEFPEQLPLDEFLQKPDVKDPANYILHAVLVHSGDNHGGHYVVYLNPKGDGKVSVTAPIWCKFDDDVVSRCTKEEAIEHNYGGHDDDLSVRHCTNAYMLVYIRESKLSEVLQPVTDMDIPQQLVERLQEEKRVEAQKRKERQEAHLYMQVQMVTEDQFCGHQGNDMYDEEKVKYTVFKVLKSSTLAEFVQNLSQTMGFPQDQMRLWPMQARSNGTKRPAMLDYEADCNKSMIDLSDNENPWTIFLETVDPEMAASGATLPKFDKDHDVMLFLKMYDPKTRSLNYCGHIYTPISCKIRGLLPVMCERAGFQQGTSLILYEEVKPNLTERIQDYDVSLDKALDELMDGDIIVFQKDDPENETSELPTAKDYFRDLYHRVDVIFCDKTIHNDPGFVVTLSNRMNYFQVAKTVAQRLNTDPMLLQFFKSQGYRDGPGNPLRHNYEGTLRDLLQFFKPRQPKKLYYQQLKMKITDFENRRSFKAIWLNSMFREEEITLYPDKHGCVRDLLEECKKAVELSDKGSEKLRLLEIVSYKIIGVHQEDELLECLSPAASRTFRIEEIPLDQVDLDKENEMLIPVAHFHKEVFGTFGIPFLLKIRQGEPFREVMKRIQSMLDIQEKEFEKFKFAIVMMGRHQYINEEDYEVNLKDFEPQPGNMSHPRPWLGLDHFNKAPKRGRYTYLEKAIKIHN from the exons ATGGCTCACCAAAGGATCCGCGAACCAA ctgGGGACCCAGATGATCCTCCAAGAATTCCCCAGAATCCAGTCATCAATGGGAACGTGGCTATGGCGGATGGACACAACAACACAGAGGAGGACATGGAGGATG ACACAAGCTGGCGCTCAGAAGCCACTTTCCGCTTTGTGGTGGAGCGCTTTAGCAGGCTGAGTGAGTCTGTTCTCAGCCCACCCTGTTTCGTGAGAAATCTGCCCTGGAAGATCATGGTGATGCCCCGCTTTTACCCAGACAGACCTCACCAGAAGAGCGTTGGATTCTTCCTTCAGTGCAACGCTGAGTCAGACTCTAC GTCCTGGTCATGTCATGCTCAAGCCATGCTGAAAATAATCAACTACAAAGACGATGAGAAATCCTTTAGCCGCCGCATCAGTCACCTGTTCTTCCACAAGGAAAATGACTGGGGCTTTTCCAACTTCATGTCATGGAGT GACGTGACTGATCCAGAACGGGGCTTTGTGGAGGATGATAAGGTCACTTTTGAGGTTTACGTTCAAGCTGATGCGCCTCACGGTGTGGC CTGGGATTCAAAGAAGCACACTGGTTATGTGGGGTTGAAGAATCAAGGAGCCACGTGTTACATGAACAGCTTACTACAGACGCTCTTCTTCACAAACCAGCTTCGGCGG GCGGTTTATATGATGCCTACTGAGGGAGATGATTCCTCTAAAAGCGTTCCCCTGGCCCTACAGAGGGTGTTCTATGAGCTTCAACACAGTGATAAGCCTGTTGGGACAAAGAAGCTGACTAAGTCTTTTGG ATGGGAGACTCTAGACAGTTTCATGCAGCATGATGTACAGGAACTGTGCCGAGTG CTGTTGGACAATGTGGAAAACAAGATGAAAGGAACTTGTGTGGAGGGCACAATCCCGAAGCTCTTCCGAGGAAAGATGGTG TCCTACATCCAGTGTAAGCATGTGGACTATCGGTCAGAAAGAATAGAGGATTACTACGACATCCAACTCAGcataaaaggaaagaaaaaca TCTTTGAGTCATTCAAGGATTATGTGGCAGTGGAGCAGCTTGATGGGGATAACAAATATGATGCGGGGGAGCATGGCCTACAG gAAGCAGAGAAGGGTGTAAAGTTCCTGACCTTCCCTCCTATTCTGCACCTGCAGCTCATGAGGTTCATGTACGACCCTCAGACTGACCAAAATATTAAGATAAACGACAG GTTTGAATTCCCAGAGCAGTTACCTCTGGATGAGTTTCTGCAGAAACCAGATGTTAAAGACCCAGCCAACTACATTCTCCATGCCGTGTTGGTGCACAGCGGAGACAACCACGGGGGCCACTACGTCGTCTACCTTAATCCTAAAGGAGACGGCAAAGTGAGTGTCACCGCACCAATA TGGTGTAAGTTCGATGATGACGTCGTTTCACGGTGCACTAAAGAAGAGGCCATTGAACACAATTATGGTGGTCACGATGACGACTTATCAGTGCGTCACTGCACCAATGCTTACATGTTGGTGTACATCAGAGAATCCAAGCTCA GTGAGGTCTTGCAGCCGGTTACAGACATGGATATCCCTCAGCAGCTGGTGGAGAGGCTGCAGGAGGAGAAGAGGGTGGAAGCccagaagagaaaagagaggcaGGAGGCTCACCTTTACATGCAAGTACAG ATGGTGACAGAAGATCAGTTCTGTGGGCATCAGGGCAACGATATGTATGATGAAGAGAAAGTAAAATACACAGTGTTCAAAGTTCTCAAGAGCTCCACTCTGGCTGAGTTCGTTCAGAACCTCTCACAGACCATG GGTTTCCCACAGGACCAGATGAGACTGTGGCCAATGCAGGCCAGAAGCAACGGCACTAAACGGCCAGCCATGTTGGATTATGAAGCTGATTGCAACAAGTCT ATGATCGACTTGAGTGATAACGAGAACCCATGGACAATATTTCTGGAAACTGTAGATCCAGAAATGGCCGCCAGTGGTGCAACGTTACCCAAGTTCGACAAAGACC atGATGTTATGTTGTTCTTGAAGATGTATGATCCAAAAACCAGAAGCTTAAATTATTGTGGACATATCTACACACCTATATCCTGTAAAATAC GAGGCTTGCTGCCCGTTATGTGTGAAAGAGCAGGGTTTCAGCAGGGAACTAGCCTTATCCTCTATGAG GAAGTTAAACCGAATTTAACAGAGCGAATACAAGACTATGATGTCTCCCTGGACAAGGCTCTGGATGAGCTGATGGATGGAGACATAATTGTGTTCCAGAA GGATGATCCTGAAAATGAAACCAGTGAGCTGCCTACTGCAAAAGACTACTTCAGAGACTTGTACCACCGTGTAGATGTCATCTTCTGTGACAAGACCATTCACAATGACCCAGGCTTTGTTGTGACACTGTCAAACCGAATGAACTACTTCCAG gtggcAAAGACTGTTGCGCAGAGGTTAAATACTGACCCCATGCTCCTACAGTTCTTCAAGTCACAGGg GTACAGAGACGGCCCTGGCAACCCACTCAGGCACAACTATGAAGGCACTCTCAGAGACCTGCTGCAGTTTTTCAAGCCCCGGCAGCCTAAGAAGCTCTACTACCAGCAG CTCAAGATGAAGATCACAGACTTTGAGAACAGGAGGAGTTTCAAAGCCATTTGGCTCAACAGTATGTTTCGAGAGGAG GAGATCACACTATACCCCGACAAGCATGGCTGTGTTCGGGACCTTTTGGAGGAATGTAAAAAGGCAGTGGAGCTGTCCGACAAAGGCTCGGAGAAGCTGAG GCTGTTAGAAATTGTCAGCTACAAAATTATTGGGGTTCACCAGGAAGATGAATTGCTAGAATGTTTATCTCCAGCAGCCAGTCGAACATTCAGAATAGAG GAAATCCCTCTCGACCAGGTGGACCTGGACAAGGAGAATGAAATGCTGATTCCAGTTGCACATTTCCACAAGGAAGTCTTCGGGACGTTCGGAATTCCCTTTTTGCTGAAGATCCGTCAG GGGGAACCTTTCAGAGAAGTGATGAAGAGAATTCAGAGCATGCTTGACATTCAGGAGAAAGAGTTTGAGAAG TTCAAGTTTGCAATAGTGATGATGGGCCGGCATCAGTACATCAACGAGGAAGACTACGAGGTGAATCTGAAAGACTTCGAGCCACAGCCAG GGAACATGTCGCACCCGAGGCCTTGGTTAGGGCTCGACCACTTCAACAAAGCTCCAAAGAGAGGTCGCTACACGTATCTGGAAAAAGCGATCAAGATTCACAACTGA